In Ascaphus truei isolate aAscTru1 chromosome 5, aAscTru1.hap1, whole genome shotgun sequence, one genomic interval encodes:
- the LOC142494524 gene encoding uncharacterized protein LOC142494524, whose translation MEQVSSPGSASSTLLEEHHGDEDDEYDEDDATEETEIQSCDHEEVPIETVVPPNRPSTSTYDAIVASEGKIVDAENRRHSDMMTVLERMIGLQEETVSQLAHLHRVFIEVPKQLQKINTSFEALVVQQTQANYWRMTNVPQFNTSQPGSVHAGQFSPHSSEIHSPGPNVTGQVADIAVQVPDDILPLPSLQIQQQTPTKEATKTKQDTHETDQPSLVQCLPTCSHVSLGTSPVREQSLPKSPVGESLPKSPVGELLPKSPVGESLPTSPVGESLATSPVGESLPTSPVGESLATSPVGESLATSPVGESLPTSPVGESLATSPVGESLATSPVGEQSLATSPAREVPEATQSGSVVPKVGGKRKRKIQETTSRPVTRSQKEQKK comes from the exons atggaacaagtgtcttcacctgggtcagccagctcaacactactagaag aacatcatggtgatgaggatgatgagtatgatgaggatgacgccacagaagagactgaaatacaatcatgtgaccatgaagaggtgccaatagaaactgttgtaccgccaaatcgtccatcaacttccacatacgatgcaattgtagcttcagagggaaaaatagtggacgcagaaaatcgtcgccattcagacatgatgacagtgctggaaaggatgattggactgcaggaagaaacagtatcacaattggcacatctccacagagtcttcattgaagtgcctaaacagttgcaaaaaatcaacacctcattcgaagcattagttgttcagcaaacacaagctaattactggagaatgactaatgtaccacaattcaacacctcccagccaggatctgttcatgcaggtcagttttcaccacattcatctgagattcattcaccaggcccaaatgttaccggtcaagtagcagacattgctgtgcaggttcctgatgacatcctaccgctgccatctctacaaattcagcagcagacacctacaaaggaggcgacaaaaacaaaacaagacacacatgaaacagaccaaccatcacttgtgcagtgtctaccaacttgctcacatgtgtcactgggcacaagccctgtccgtgaacagtcactacccaaaagccctgtaggtgagtcgctgcccaaaagccctgtaggtgaattgctgcccaaaagccctgtaggtgaatcactgcccacaagccctgtaggtgagtcactggccacaagccctgtaggtgaatcactgcccacaagccctgtaggtgagtcactggccacaagccctgtaggtgagtcactggccacaagccctgtaggtgaatcactgcccacaagccctgtaggtgagtcactggccacaagccctgtaggtgagtcactggccacaagccccgtaggtgaacagtcactggccacaagccctgcccgtgaagtgccagaggccactcaaagtggctctgttgtgcctaaagttggtggcaaaagaaaaaggaaaattcaagagacaacaagcaggcctgttactcgctcgcaaaaggaacaaaaaaaataa